One window of Catharus ustulatus isolate bCatUst1 chromosome 3, bCatUst1.pri.v2, whole genome shotgun sequence genomic DNA carries:
- the PRSS35 gene encoding inactive serine protease 35, translated as MEHMLLLFIFFIPILGLSNGTETEQDFTWHLKKIPQIVRERTFSLDSPKFEAKTKLELNSVCGIECQRKLPVPSLSDLKNLLSYETVFENGTRTLTEVNVLGAVLDPAANTTTRRPSRKKRQIYGTDSRFSIYDKRFMTNFPFNTAVKISTGCSGILVSPKHVLTAAHCLHNGKDYVKGSKRLRVGLMKTKSRGNGRKRKGAKRSRREISAAKEDPKAATELRRQAKGDERKQRRSGRKQGTSDGMPSFQWTRVKSTHIPKGWFKGVSGDIALDYDYAVLELKRPHKRKYMELGISPTIKMMPGSMIHFSGFDNDRSGQLVYRFCSISDESNDLFYQYCDAEPGSTGSGIYLRLKEPNKKKWKRKIIAVYSGHQWVDINGEQQDYNVAVRITPLKYAQICFWIHGNDENCTQG; from the coding sequence atggagcaCATGTTACTGCTATTCATATTTTTCATACCTATATTGGGTCTCAGTAATGGCACAGAAACTGAACAAGATTTTACTTGGCACTTAAAGAAGATTCCCCAGATTGTGAGAGAAAGAACTTTCTCCCTTGACAGCCCTAAATTTGAAGCAAAAACCAAATTAGAGCTGAACAGTGTGTGTGGAATTGAATGTCAAAGAAAACTACCAGTGCCAAGCTTGTCTGACTTGAAGAACCTCTTATCCTATGAGACTGTTTTTGAAAATGGCACACGGACCCTGACTGAAGTGAATGTCCTCGGGGCAGTGCTTGACCCAGCCGCAAACACAACCACACGAAGGCCCTCGAGAAAGAAGAGGCAGATATATGGAACAGACAGCAGGTTCAGCATCTATGACAAGAGGTTCATGACCAACTTTCCCTTCAACACAGCTGTGAAGATCTCCACGGGCTGCAGTGGCATTCTGGTTTCCCCCAAGCACGTGCTAACAGCAGCCCACTGTCTGCACAATGGCAAGGATTATGTTAAGGGCAGCAAAAGACTGAGGGTGGGACTGATGAAGACGAAATCCAGAGGCAACGGCAGGAAACGCAAAGGTGCTAAAAGGAGTAGGAGAGAAATTTCTGCGGCCAAAGAGGATCCCAAAGCTGCCACAGAATTAAGGCGACAAGCCAAAGGGGATGAGAGAAAGCAGAGGAGATCTGGGAGGAAGCAAGGAACCTCAGATGGCATGCCCTCCTTCCAGTGGACCCGGGTGAAGAGTACGCACATCCCAAAAGGCTGGTTTAAGGGTGTCTCTGGGGATATTGCCCTAGATTATGATTATGCTGTTCTTGAGCTCAAGCGTCCCCACAAAAGGAAGTACATGGAGCTGGGAATCAGCCCAACAATCAAAATGATGCCTGGGAGCATGATCCACTTCTCAGGTTTTGACAATGATCGGTCTGGGCAGCTGGTCTATAGATTTTGTAGCATTTCTGATGAGTCCAATGATCTCTTTTATCAGTACTGTGATGCTGAGCCTGGCTCCACAGGATCTGGCATCTATCTCCGTCTGAAGGAGCCAAACAAAAAGAAGTGGAAGCGCAAGATCATCGCTGTTTACTCAGGCCATCAGTGGGTGGACATCAATGGCGAACAGCAGGATTACAATGTAGCAGTACGAATTACTCCTCTCAAATATGCCCAGATTTGCTTCTGGATACATGGGAATGATGAGAATTGCACACAAGGCTGA